One Malassezia vespertilionis chromosome 6, complete sequence genomic window, ctcagTAAGtttgcgctcgacgtgGTTGCTCTTCTTCTCCTCCTCAGTCGTCTGCGTGGCACCAGGGACACGGCGGCGAGTGACAGGGGTGCCGTAGTGCTTCTCATACGCAAGACGGAAAGGCGTAGCGTCAATCTGGATCACGGCGCCCTTTACCAAGGTGTTGGTACGGACAAGCTCGTTGTTAGACGCATTGTAAACGACACCGAGAATACGGGTCTTAGCCGTCAGGTTCTCAGAGCCCCACGCAAAGTTGCCGCTCTCGAGAcggagcgcacgcggctTGATGTTAccgccgcgcacacgcacatcGTGAATACGCTTCGCGCCGATACGCGTGTTGGCCGGCTGGCGACCAAGCTCAAACTTTCTCTTCTTGCGGTAGTAAGCGTGGCGCGCACCGGTGGCCGATCTCTTGTGACGAGAGTCACGAGTAATACCCATTGTGAGCCGGTGTTCGTGGGTAGGACAGAGAGGGCTTGCCGAAGACGGCTTCCTTCACTGCGCAGTCTGCTCACGTGTGTTCACGTGATAAACTAAGAAAATACACGTGTCAAATCAATATCCACGTGGCGATGTAGCATAGGTGCACGGCTTGGTAGCTACATACACGCAATACTAGAAAACAGCGGCAAATCCATGCCTTCTTCCTTGTCCAGGGAAGCGTGGAGATAGACGTCCATGTCCACATAGTCGTGAGGGGAAAATAGTGTCTCGTCCTTAACATAGTCTGACGGCACACTAGGCTCGTCAGTATCAATGTGAGAGAAAGGTGTCGTAATGGAGGCATTGTCAGACTGCCACGAAAAAGAGTCCGTGTCCGTCGAGGGCGCAAAAGAGGAAATGAGAAGATCCAAGTCCTGCTCCGGTGCGTCGCAGGTCACTATTGCGCTGCCACAACCTGCTGTCGCAGCATGTGTCTCCGAAAGACTTTGTGCAAGCGAGAAGAGGGAATCTTTAGCCGCAACCGAAGCACCGGTGGATCCGATGCTTGGAACGGGCTGCTGCAATGTTGCATGAAGTCCTCCAAAGGCGTTGAATGGGTCTGCTTGTGTAAAGGCTGCGGACACAGAGGGTCGTTCGATGTTGGCAAGGTGACCTTGGTCAAGGCTGGGAATGGTTGCAATGCTGCTGCCATTGGCTGTTGCTTCTGCTCCACGTCCAATGATGCTGACCTCGCGGCTCGGTTCATGATCAATGATGATGTCCGCACCCGCTGCAGGGCCAGGAATTGCGACGAAGCAGAAgactgcgctcgcgcgttACCGGTCACCTCCGCTGCCGGGAGGCAAGTGCGTTTCATTGACTGAACTCCAAGCTGCGATTCCAGCAATCCGACGTTTAGCGCTACAGCGGGCGCTGCTCTTGCTTGCTCCTCGCCAGACAAGGTCCCAACCTGCTGTACATCGTCAAACTCCTCTGTACTCGTATCCTTTTCATTCACAAACCCGTTCAAACCAGTTGACTGGATCTGATGCATATGCCCCTGTGCCTTTACCGTGTTTATCAGTAGACTCTCAAGCTGCAACACTCTTGCGCTGAGTTCCCCAATTTGAGACTGCATCGCCTCGCCTTTGCGCACGAGCTGTTGCTCACGGGTACGCATGGCCTCATTTTCCGCTTGACATGCAAACAACGCTTCCTCCATTTGTTCAATCTGCGCCTTCTTTTTCTCGCGCGATAATTGCGCAGAATGACGGTTACGCTGTTGTCGCGCAAGAAGCCGCAATTTTTTCTCCTCATCAGATGTTCGATGTGTCTTGCGCGGTGGAGCAGCAATAGCTTCTtcgcgcatcgtgcgcttcagcgacggctgcggcggtggcgatgatgacgacgacgacgacgataAGGAGGTTCGAGACGTGGAGGGAGATGTGTCGCCCTCTGCCTCAGCTGTGGCACGCATCAGCAGCGATGGATCAATAGCCAAAGTTTGCGTTTGTTTCATGGTAAACACCATGCGTTCTAGAAACACAAAAGCCAAGCCTACCCCACTGTGCGGGCCCCAACCGGGAAATATATAGGCAAGGATTCACCAAGTGGCAATCGGTGACGTGGAAGGCAGAATTGCATTTCACGTGGCGTCCACGTGTAGCAACCCCACATTGTCGTGACTAAAacgctgtgcatgcatcgGGCATCAGTCTTGGACGTGCCTTCTACACCAGTGCACcaatggcgcgcggcaatgcGAAACTGGATGGTGCGAAAGGGGATGCTTCTTCGGAGAGCTCGCTTGCAAAAAATACCGCATCGAAGCTTGTCATCGCCGAGGACGATGAGTCTGAGACAATGACGACGGCAGAGACAGAAGGGGAAGGCGACGACTACACGGAGTATACGGACGAGACGGAGACTGATAGCAAGAGTGCAAGTGAAGTGACAAGCTCTGgtgaggaggaggaggaggaggaagatgAGGAGACGGAAAACGAGAGCGTTGTCACCTCTTCGTCCATGACGGATGCAACGGAAGATGATGAAGAggacgacgaagacgaagatgcagacgcagacgcagacgaagacgaggacgaggaggaagacGAAGAAGACGATCAAGAATCTGACGCTTCCAGTGTACATACAACGACAACAGAGCGTGGCACCAACAAATTGGGTCTGACCCTGGAAAAAGAGCTGTCGTCCGCTGCCATTCGGGAAAATCGCCGCAGGGACCATGTTGTACAACAAGACGCACCGACTGATTTGGAGGCTGCCAAAACCCTTGTCGCGTCCTCCAATCGACACGATCCTCTTAGTCCATCGGTCGGTGCAGAATCCATGATTGACCCCCAAGTCATCATCCAAAATCCATTTGGCGAAGGCGAGCCAGACAAGCCGCCTGTACTGCCAAAACGCCCTCCCTCCCCAAGACTCACTCATTTGGGCGCCAAGTTTGCCGCTGCGAATGAAAAGGCCGAGCGAATTAACGACTCCGAGTATGACTCCATacttgcgcgcatggtCGCACAAAATCGCAAGCTGAACAAAGACCcacgcgcgatgcggcgcagtgcgcttggcatcgGCAAGCTCCGTTTGAGCTTTGAAcgtctgcagcagcagcaaagGAAACAAGTGTACAGTGGGCAAGAGTCGGAAGGACTTGGCACTAGCAGCGAGGAGTTCGGTGTAGGGACCGCGCTGAGCAAagatgcggtgcgcgacACGGAGAATGATGAGGAAGTCGACTGGGAGTTTTGGGGCGGACTCATTAACGACTATAATACGATTTTGACAACGAGTCCAGTCGAGCTGAGTAAGGCGATCTACTCTGGCGTTCCTTCGGTCCTGCGCGGCATGATGTGGCAGCTGCTGAGCAGCAGTAAGGATGAGGAGCTTGAGGCACAGTATGCCAAGTACCTAGCGCTTCCCTGTGCACATGAGCGTGCAATCCGCCGCGACCTATATCGCACCTTTCCCGGCCAAGAGTATTTCCAAGACGCGCATGGGATCGGCCAGGAGCACTTGTTCAATGTTGTCAAAGCCTATTCCCTTTTCGACCCCGAGTGCGGTTACTGCCAGGGCATGCAATTTATTGTAGGCCCGCTCCTGATGAACATGCCCGACGAGGCTGCGTTCAGCACGCTGGTGCGGCTCATGCAAAACTATGATCTGCGCGGCCACTTTATCCCCAACATGCCTGCGCTCCAACTGCGCCTATACCAATTTGACAGGCTCGTCGAAGATACGCTGCCGTTGTTGCACATGCACTTTGTGCGTCGGGGAGTGAAGAGCAGCATGTATGCGAGCCAATGGTTTATGACACTGTTTTCCTATCGCTTCCCCCTCGAGGTTGTGTACCGTATTTTGGACTCCATCTTTGCCGAGGGCATTGACGCGGTGTTCCGCTTTGCGATCGCCCTCCTGCACAAGAGCGAGGCCGAACTCATCAAGTTGGACTTTGAGGACTGCCTCAACTTTTTGAAGCTGCATCTCATCGAGCAATACACGGATACGCCCGCTGCGAGCAAACCGCACGTTCGCGTCAGCGAACTGATGCACGACGCGTTCCAAGTAAAGATTGTGCCCCACACGCTAGACTCGTATGCAAATGAATTTTACGAACAGTCACGCGCGCTCAACGAACATAAAGTCGAGatggaggcgctgcgcttggtcAATCGAAATCTGCGTCTCAAAGTacacgcgctggaagaaCAACTTCACCAAGTAAACGAcgagcatgtcgcgctTGTCAAGCGCGTCGTGATGTCGAAGCTATCACAGGAGGATATGGCGGAAGAGCTGGTGCGCTACAAAGTCATGTATGCCGAAGCAGTGCTGCAGAGCGAGGTGCAGTCCgagcgctcgcgctcctcctccttTTCCGCAGAGGCGTCGTTGTCGTAATCATCGTATTTCATTGGTTTGTAGCTCGCTTGTGACATTTAGTCAGCAAAAACGCGGGGCCGGTGGGGCCTTTCCTCTCCCACAGCTCTCTCTCTCCCAACGAAAATGAACGAACCGAGCAAGGCAAAGCTGCTGCACTCCGGTTGGGTTTTaaagaagaagaagaagaagatTCAGGGCTATGCCAGGCGCTGGCTAGTTCTTTACAAAGATGGAACGCTTGCATATGCTGCCGAGCCTGACCGCCCTTTTCGCGGTGCTATTGACGTTCCTCACGCGAGTGTTAGCTCGGACAAAAGGCACGGCACAGTCCATGTCGATAGCGGATCGAATGTGTTCCATTTGAAAATGCTGAATGACGCCGATTTTGAGACGTGGCGCTCAAAATTACGCACTTTCTTACATCCGTGGTCAGCGGCGGAGCAATCGCCGATGGATTTCAAGTCGGCGATGCAGTGCCTGGAACGCTCTGACGACCTGCTGCGTTCTAGCTCCGACACTCTTTCTGGCGTGCAATCGATGTCACCGTCTCCGCAAATAGCCGGTGTGATTACTGCTCTGAAACAGATCCAGGGTGAACACAGTGTGATCCATCATACGTTGCAAAGGCAGATCCGCTCTGGCGACTCGTCTGTCTCGCGGTCTGGAACGCCCATGTCTGGGCTTGCTTTTGGAGGTGGTACTGTTTCCGCCGCGGGTCTCGCAGTTGCCTCGGCATCTACCCCCGAGGATGCCGACTTTTTCGACGCCAACGACAACGGCGACTTTGACTTTGACTACGACGGCGTCGAGTACCAAATTGAAGAGGACCATGGGCATGGTGTGCGTGGTGCTATcgaagacgaagacgaagacgaTGATGACGAGAGCGATAACGAAGAGGACGAGATCGTCAATACTGCCAAGAATGTGACCTATCGCCGCGAGCTTCCTTCGCCCATTGTCGGCGAAGAGGTATCGCTGTTCTCCATGCTCAAGAAGAACGTCGGTAAGGACCTTTCTACGATATCTTTCCCTGTGTCGTTCAACTGTCCCCTCTCGCTCTTGCAAGCTGCCGCAGAAGAGTACGAGTACGCTCCTGAGCTTTtggagcttgccgcgcaggcCGACAATGGCACAGACAGGATCTTGCAGGTCGGTGCCTGGGCGATCAGTGGTTATGCCTCGACGGCCCATCGCTCGAGCCGCAAGCCGTTCAATCCTTTGCTTGGCGAGACGTACGAATGCGTCCGTGCAGATCGACGCCTTCATTTCGTTGCTGAAAAGGTCGTGCACCGTCCGCCGATCGTTGCGAGCTACGCTTTTGGCAAAGGCTGGAAGGTGTCTGCGTCTGGAACGGTGAAGAACAAGTTCTGGGGGAAATCGCTCGAACTAATTGCCGAGGGTACAACGGTCGTTGAGCTGGATACCGGTGATGTATACACCATTTCCAAACCAAGCTCGTTTATGCGCAACCTTCTCGCGGGGAATAAGTACTTAGAGCATGTGGGTGAGATGGTCATTACCAATGTGAAGACGAATGAGCGTCTCGCTGTCCAGTTCAAGGAGAGCAGCATGTTTGGTGGCGCCGCTTCGCGCAACCACATTACTGGCATTGTTTACGATGCTAACGGAACCGAGACGGCGACGCTAAAGGGCAAGTGGGACGAACAAGTGGCTCAACAAATTGATAAGGATCACCTCAAGGTGCTCTGGGAGGCTGCAAACATGCCTCCTAACCCAGCGGTCTACTATGGATTCACTTACTTTGCCATGTCCCTGAACCAAATCACTGACGATATTAAGGACGCGATACCTCCAACAGACTCGCGTCTGCGTCCGGATCAGCGTGCTATGGAAGATGGCGACATTGACGCAGCAGAGTCGCTGAAGCAAACACTCGAGGACAGGCAGCGTGAAAGACGAAAGGCTATGGAAGATGCTGGTGAGACCTACCGGCCGCAATGGTTCCATCTCGGTCCGCAGGAGGCCACCGCGCCAGAATGGGTGTACGGGACCATGGGCGAATCCGATTATTTCCAGAAGCGCAAAAATGTCATCCACAACCATGCCAAATGGTCAGTGGGCAATGCGACGATTTTTGAACTGCCTAAACCATAGCGTCTAATAAATGGTTTGTTTCGCGCAACAAAGCCTACGCGTCCAAGGGTTTTTATAGCGAAGCATATAAATCGTTTGTAACTCTTGGCCGGTTAGCACAATTGGTAGTGTGTCTGACTACGAAAGTTTGAAAGAACTGAGATCATCAGGAGGTTGCGGGTTCGAGCCCCGTGCTGGTCACTTTTTTTACATTTGTGTATTGGGTGTAAAGGTTGTAATATTTATTCGCACCTATTCGATGGAAATTGGCTCAattgcgcgctttggtGCGAACTAAGCTTCTCCACATTGTCTGTACGCTACATCTCGTTCCTCACAGCTTGGGTACTATAGGCTCAAATAGATCACGAAGGAGACCTTGGTCAATATTCTCCCAATCAACCTGTGTCCGACAATACTGGTTATCGTAAAATACAGCCGATGCGTTGAGGAAAAATGGCTCCAGCACCTCGATAGATTCAGCACGCGACATTTGCAGCATGGGCCGACACAACGAACTGGTGTTGGATGTACGATAATGCTGGGCAGACAATCTGCGCGTCTTAGCTGCCAGCTTCCCAATGCAGTCCAGCAATGAGTCTGCCATCCAACCTGGCAAGGGATTCACTGCGTCTGGCGTATCCGTGATCAATAGCCACTGGTGCACCTGGAAATCCTCTGTTTGCAGTGTTAACAGATAATCCACCAATTTC contains:
- a CDS encoding uncharacterized protein (COG:J; EggNog:ENOG503NWB7), which codes for MGITRDSRHKRSATGARHAYYRKKRKFELGRQPANTRIGAKRIHDVRVRGGNIKPRALRLESGNFAWGSENLTAKTRILGVVYNASNNELVRTNTLVKGAVIQIDATPFRLAYEKHYGTPVTRRRVPGATQTTEEEKKSNHVERKLTERRKDSKIDPVVEQQFGAGRLYAVISSRPGQSGRADGYILEGSELEFYSRRLRNAKSKHA
- the GYP5 gene encoding GTPase-activating protein (EggNog:ENOG503NVJ8; COG:S), whose product is MARGNAKLDGAKGDASSESSLAKNTASKLVIAEDDESETMTTAETEGEGDDYTEYTDETETDSKSASEVTSSGEEEEEEEDEETENESVVTSSSMTDATEDDEEDDEDEDADADADEDEDEEEDEEDDQESDASSVHTTTTERGTNKLGLTLEKELSSAAIRENRRRDHVVQQDAPTDLEAAKTLVASSNRHDPLSPSVGAESMIDPQVIIQNPFGEGEPDKPPVLPKRPPSPRLTHLGAKFAAANEKAERINDSEYDSILARMVAQNRKLNKDPRAMRRSALGIGKLRLSFERLQQQQRKQVYSGQESEGLGTSSEEFGVGTALSKDAVRDTENDEEVDWEFWGGLINDYNTILTTSPVELSKAIYSGVPSVLRGMMWQLLSSSKDEELEAQYAKYLALPCAHERAIRRDLYRTFPGQEYFQDAHGIGQEHLFNVVKAYSLFDPECGYCQGMQFIVGPLLMNMPDEAAFSTLVRLMQNYDLRGHFIPNMPALQLRLYQFDRLVEDTLPLLHMHFVRRGVKSSMYASQWFMTLFSYRFPLEVVYRILDSIFAEGIDAVFRFAIALLHKSEAELIKLDFEDCLNFLKLHLIEQYTDTPAASKPHVRVSELMHDAFQVKIVPHTLDSYANEFYEQSRALNEHKVEMEALRLVNRNLRLKVHALEEQLHQVNDEHVALVKRVVMSKLSQEDMAEELVRYKVMYAEAVLQSEVQSERSRSSSFSAEASLS
- the OSH3 gene encoding Oxysterol-binding protein 3 (EggNog:ENOG503NVUP; BUSCO:EOG09261QYO; COG:I), with amino-acid sequence MNEPSKAKLLHSGWVLKKKKKKIQGYARRWLVLYKDGTLAYAAEPDRPFRGAIDVPHASVSSDKRHGTVHVDSGSNVFHLKMLNDADFETWRSKLRTFLHPWSAAEQSPMDFKSAMQCLERSDDLLRSSSDTLSGVQSMSPSPQIAGVITALKQIQGEHSVIHHTLQRQIRSGDSSVSRSGTPMSGLAFGGGTVSAAGLAVASASTPEDADFFDANDNGDFDFDYDGVEYQIEEDHGHGVRGAIEDEDEDDDDESDNEEDEIVNTAKNVTYRRELPSPIVGEEVSLFSMLKKNVGKDLSTISFPVSFNCPLSLLQAAAEEYEYAPELLELAAQADNGTDRILQVGAWAISGYASTAHRSSRKPFNPLLGETYECVRADRRLHFVAEKVVHRPPIVASYAFGKGWKVSASGTVKNKFWGKSLELIAEGTTVVELDTGDVYTISKPSSFMRNLLAGNKYLEHVGEMVITNVKTNERLAVQFKESSMFGGAASRNHITGIVYDANGTETATLKGKWDEQVAQQIDKDHLKVLWEAANMPPNPAVYYGFTYFAMSLNQITDDIKDAIPPTDSRLRPDQRAMEDGDIDAAESLKQTLEDRQRERRKAMEDAGETYRPQWFHLGPQEATAPEWVYGTMGESDYFQKRKNVIHNHAKWSVGNATIFELPKP